In Terriglobus aquaticus, the genomic window GACAGTGTCTTCCAGCGAGCGCTTACTGCCGAGCAAACGGCTGCCGGTGCTGCCGCACAAAAAGCGTCTGCGCTTACTTTGGAGAACTACACGATGGTGCTCGTTGGCCGCGAACAACTTCCGGCCGGCACTTGCCTGGTCTTGGACGTAACGCCAAAAGTAGCAAGCGAGTTCACCTACGCTGGGCGTGTGTGGGTAAACATGACCGACTATGCTGTCGTGCGCATACAGGGAAAGCCAGCGGTGAACCCCTCTCCTTGGATCACCGAAGGAGAGTTCACCACGGACTTCCAGAAGGTCGGTGACTTCTACTTCCCGCTCAAAACAGTTTCCAGCAGCAATCTTCCGCTTGGCCTTCGCGCCCAGCTCACGATCCAATACGGCTCCTATCACATCCTCGGCGCCACCCCTTTGCGCAAGTGACCGCGACATATCCGAGGACGGCATACCTCGTCACGTCCTACAACGGCGTTTGTGAAGGCTAATTCCGTTGGCAGTCATTTGTCGCCACGACGCTTGTCTATTCATGGCCTCGCACCAGATCAAGCATGCTGGATGCGCTGAACGCGAATATGGCGCGCATCTGGATCTCCGCCACTCCGTTGACGAAGATCATCAGCAACAGGTTCAGGTGACGGATATTACGCGAAGCGATCTGATCGGGTTTGGGGATGCGAGTTTCTACAGCTGATCTCTAGAAGGTGTAGCGCGCACCGAACTGGAACTGGCGAGGTGTGTTCGCCGCGCCGAACACGGCACCGAAGCCGGTCAACACGGTTGGGTCCGTTACAGCATCTGGGTTCCAGAAGACGTTGGGGTAACCATACTGCACGGTGTTGGTCACGTTGTACCCGGCGACCTCGAGCCGCAGGTTGGTCTCGTGTGGCATGGCGAAGGTCTTGTAGAGCGAGGCGTCCAGATTGTGGGCGCCATCAGTGCGCACGTTGGACAAGTAAGCCGGTGCGGTTCCGGCGGCGAACTGGCTTGCTGGCTGCGAGAAGCACGAGGGCGAGAACCACTGCTCGGCGGTGTGCGGCGCACCCTGGCTGGCATTGCAGGTCAGGTCGACGCGCTGATTAAAGTACGGATTGCCGGTTCCCACCGGGGCCGCGATAGGCACGCCACTGCTGAGGTACACAATGGTGTTGACGGTCCAACCACCCAGCAGCGAGTTTGTTACGCCATGCAGATTGAGCAGTTTGCCTTTACCAATGGGAAGGTCGTAGGAAATCTGCGAGTTGAACTGGAACTTCACATCCTGCGGAGAGACGGCGCGCTCGAGATTCAGATTGCGCCAGTCCTGCGGACTACCGGAGTGATAGCCGACAAAGTTCAGCGGCGTGTAGCTGGCATCGGTCAGAAGCTTGCTCCAGGTGAAGCTGTTGATCATCGTCAGGCCGTTGCTGAGCCGCTTTTCAACCTTGGTCTGGAGTGAGTTGTAGCTTGAGTCCGCAACAGGAAATCCGTTCACGGTCACGCCATGGTTGAACGATCCGTTCGAGAACTGCGGGTAGGGCAGCAGCGACATCCACAATGGCACGGTGCTGGATCCGGCGTACGGATTGGTGGCGGGCAGGATCGGGTTCCACTTGTTTGCGACCATCTGACAACCGGCACTGCCGTCTACGCAGAGCTGTGTGCCGTACTGCGCGATGGTCTGAATGGGAAGCGTATTCAGGTCGATTGAGCCTAGCGAGAGGAACAGACCGCGACTGCCGACGTATGCCAGCGTGAACACCGTGTGGCCTGGGAACTGCTGCTCGACTCCGAAGTTGTAGTTGTAGGTGGTTAGCGTTCGCGGGTTGGGCAGCACGGTACTCAGGCCCACGCCGATGTTGGTGGCAGGACCCGCAGCAGAGCCTTGCGGGATGACAACGCCGTTCGGGAATGGATTGCTCAGCGGATTGAGCAGCACCGTGTTGCCGTCGCTGTTGTATTGCGTGGCGTTCCACGTGGTGGATGAGGTGAAGCCGTCACTGTCGAATGAGGTGTTCGCGACCATGTTGGCGCTGGGGCCGTAGTAGATGCCGGCACCGCTGCGCACGACTGTGCCGGGCATGGGCTCCCAAGCGAAGCTGGCACGCGGGCCGATGTCTTTCCAATTTGTATTGAAGGGCGAGCGGCGATCTCCACCCACGAAGCGTTCCCCACCGGTGAGTGCGACGCCGTTCACGGTGTAGGCCAGGGTCGGGTCGAAGTACTCCAGGCGATTGTGCCGTTCGGTGCGGCCGCCAAAGATCTCCCAGCGCACACCCACGGTTGCGGTGAACTTTGGCGTGACGTGGTAGACATCCTGCACAAACGTTGCGTAATACGGGCTTGCCACGGCGCCAAACAGGTCTTTGGTGAAGTTGTCGGCCTCGTTGCCGGGTGCTGAACCCATGCCGATCAGGAAGCTTGCCCAGTCGCTGCCGTCTCCGGCAAACGTGGTGGAACTGGTTGCGGTTTTATCGAAGCTGTACGCGCCCGCTGGAAAGGCAGGCTGTCCCAGGTTCATGAACTTCTTCTGGTACTCAAAGCCGGCGCTCAACTCGTGCTTGCCCAATAGGTGCGTGATGGACGCGCTGGCATCGCTGTTCTCGCTGACAAAGATGAAGTTGTCATAGTTGCCGGTGCCACCCACTGGAGCCGTGTCAGAGAACGTGATGAGCGGGATTTGCTTGAAGACGACCTGGTCGGCCAGCGACTGGGGAAAACCGGCGGTCGTGATGTTGTAGTTGTCCTGGCGCGGATCGCCTGTCTGTTTCTCGTTGTGGCGGGTAAAGGAATAACGAAGCTGCAGCAGTAATTTTGGTGACAGCGTGATGTCGTCGCCGATGAGGATGTTGTTCGTCGTGGTCAGATTCACGTAGTACAGCGGGTTGAACATGTTGGCATCGCCGTACTGATTACTGTTTCCTTGCTGCGTGTGGCCATACGAGTAGCGACCGAAGATGCGGTTGCTGCTGTTGGGGGCGAAGTCGATGCGAGCATCGCCTTTCTGCGCGTGCAACGGAGCCAGACCCGAGGTGGTCAGGTTGTTGGTGTGGAAGGGTCCCAGGCCGGCGGTGTTGGGCAGCGGCAGCTTGTCAGAGAAGTACTTCGCGACGGGGTCGATGTTTGCCGCCGGAACGATGTTGTTGGCGAAGGGCTGACGAAGGCCCGTGTTGGGGTCGTCGGGCAGCAGCGGGTTATAGATGGTGAAGCTGTCGGCCGAGAAGTCGCCGGTGCGCTCGGCAGCAGTGGGTACCGTGTAGCTGCCCGTTTCCAAATAGGCCTGCTGCGTGGCTTCGTAGTCGCCGAAGAAGAAGAGCTTGTCCCGGAGAATGGGACCGCTGATCGCTCCGCCCTCCTGGTAGCGGTGGTAGTCGGGCGTACCCACGCCAGGGTTGGCGCGCTTGAAGAAGAAGTCGTTCGCCGCCACAGCGTTGGGCCGGAAGTAACCGAAGGCGTCGCCGTGAAAGCTGTTGCCTCCCGACTTGGTGACCAAGCTGATCACGCCGCCGCCACCGCTGGCATAGCTGGCCGGAGTGTTCTGCGTTTCCACGCGGAACTCTGCAACACCATCCTGCGGCACCTGGAATGCGGGCATGATGGTCGCGATGTTGTTTTCAGCAACGCCGATGGGACTGCCATCGAGCATGAAGTAGACGTTCCCCTGCAGCGACCCGTTGATGGTGTAGGAAGAGACGTCGATGCCTGTGCGCGCGTTGTTGATGCTCTGCAGGTCAGACGAGTTCGCGGTGCCATTGGCCGGTGATACGCCTGTGCTGAGCTGTACCAATTGGTAGACGTTGCGGGTGAGCAGCGGAACACGGTCGATGGTCTCCGCCGGAATGAGCTGACCGACGGTTGCGCTGGAGGTATTGATCGGCGAATCTGAGGCGTCGACAGTGACGGTTTCGTTGACGCTGCTGATCGGCAGGTGCACGTTGATGCTGTTGGTCTGGTCCACGGTGACCACCACGTTCTTTTGCAGAACTGTGTTGAAGCCCGGGTGCGTCACGGTGAGTTCGTAGGTGCCGGGAGCGACCGAGACGAAGCTGTAGACGCCGGAGTGAGAGCTTGCCGCTTTCTGGACGAGGCCCGTCTTGACTTCCCGAAGTTCGATCGCAGCGTCAGGAACGACGGCTCCCGCAGTGTCGGTCACGGTACCGCTGACGCCTCCACGGCCAGCCTGGGCGAACGTGGTAACGGCGAAAACCGTGCAGCATGCTGCTGCCACGAGGGGAAGAAGATGCCGCGAGCTACGTCCTGCCATGAAGGCCTCCAGGAGAG contains:
- a CDS encoding TonB-dependent receptor, coding for MAGRSSRHLLPLVAAACCTVFAVTTFAQAGRGGVSGTVTDTAGAVVPDAAIELREVKTGLVQKAASSHSGVYSFVSVAPGTYELTVTHPGFNTVLQKNVVVTVDQTNSINVHLPISSVNETVTVDASDSPINTSSATVGQLIPAETIDRVPLLTRNVYQLVQLSTGVSPANGTANSSDLQSINNARTGIDVSSYTINGSLQGNVYFMLDGSPIGVAENNIATIMPAFQVPQDGVAEFRVETQNTPASYASGGGGVISLVTKSGGNSFHGDAFGYFRPNAVAANDFFFKRANPGVGTPDYHRYQEGGAISGPILRDKLFFFGDYEATQQAYLETGSYTVPTAAERTGDFSADSFTIYNPLLPDDPNTGLRQPFANNIVPAANIDPVAKYFSDKLPLPNTAGLGPFHTNNLTTSGLAPLHAQKGDARIDFAPNSSNRIFGRYSYGHTQQGNSNQYGDANMFNPLYYVNLTTTNNILIGDDITLSPKLLLQLRYSFTRHNEKQTGDPRQDNYNITTAGFPQSLADQVVFKQIPLITFSDTAPVGGTGNYDNFIFVSENSDASASITHLLGKHELSAGFEYQKKFMNLGQPAFPAGAYSFDKTATSSTTFAGDGSDWASFLIGMGSAPGNEADNFTKDLFGAVASPYYATFVQDVYHVTPKFTATVGVRWEIFGGRTERHNRLEYFDPTLAYTVNGVALTGGERFVGGDRRSPFNTNWKDIGPRASFAWEPMPGTVVRSGAGIYYGPSANMVANTSFDSDGFTSSTTWNATQYNSDGNTVLLNPLSNPFPNGVVIPQGSAAGPATNIGVGLSTVLPNPRTLTTYNYNFGVEQQFPGHTVFTLAYVGSRGLFLSLGSIDLNTLPIQTIAQYGTQLCVDGSAGCQMVANKWNPILPATNPYAGSSTVPLWMSLLPYPQFSNGSFNHGVTVNGFPVADSSYNSLQTKVEKRLSNGLTMINSFTWSKLLTDASYTPLNFVGYHSGSPQDWRNLNLERAVSPQDVKFQFNSQISYDLPIGKGKLLNLHGVTNSLLGGWTVNTIVYLSSGVPIAAPVGTGNPYFNQRVDLTCNASQGAPHTAEQWFSPSCFSQPASQFAAGTAPAYLSNVRTDGAHNLDASLYKTFAMPHETNLRLEVAGYNVTNTVQYGYPNVFWNPDAVTDPTVLTGFGAVFGAANTPRQFQFGARYTF
- a CDS encoding LolA-like protein; its protein translation is MTVTYQGALSQGEATETVAMTFTAPATKQFTILSATGAQIIRDSVFQRALTAEQTAAGAAAQKASALTLENYTMVLVGREQLPAGTCLVLDVTPKVASEFTYAGRVWVNMTDYAVVRIQGKPAVNPSPWITEGEFTTDFQKVGDFYFPLKTVSSSNLPLGLRAQLTIQYGSYHILGATPLRK